The genomic interval CCCCAGGACGATTTCCGCGTCAAGGCCTACGCCGGCACCAACGGCGTGCTGCTCGCCATGGACGTCGCCGAGCCCCGGCGCAAGGGCCTGCTCGGCTTCGCCATCGAGAAGCAGCAGGGCGACAAGCCGTGGCTGTTCCTGTTCAACAGCCTGACCTTTCCCGGCAAGGCGCACACCCGGCCGGAGTTCCACGCCACCCCCAGCGACCTGGCGCCTTTGCAGAAATTTCGCTGGGCCGACTACGCCGTGAACCCCGGCATGACGATCCATTACCGCGTGCACCTGGCCTACGGCACGCCGGACGCCCCGAAGCTTGGGGAATCGCTGGAGCTGACCATCCGCTCCGACGACGGTCACCCGGCCAACCAGAGCGTGATCTTCAACCGCGCCGTCGCGGCCAGCCAGGCCTTCCAGCGCAAATTCCCCGACCTCGATGCGCAGATCAGCGCCAACCGCAACCTGCCCATCGAGGCCTGGCCCGACGCGGCGCGCCAATGGCTGGAGAACGGCCTGCTCGGGCGCCTGCAAGGCTTCATCCAGCGCGCCACCGACGGCCAGTGGGCGCTGGACATCGCGATCTACGAGTACCAACTGCAAGCCATCATCGACACGGTGAACGCCGCGTTCGACCGCGGGGTGCAGGTGCGGGTGCTGTACCACGCCCGGCCCGACGACGAAGACACCACGATCAACGAAGCGAGCCTGGCGCACCTGCCGCAGGCCAGCAAGCGCGGGCGGGTCACCCACAACATCTTCCACGACAAGTTCATCGTCTTGAGCCGCCTCGATGCCGGCGGCGCGCGCCAGCCGCAGGCGGTGCTGTGCGGCAGCACCAACTTCACCGCCAACGGCGTCTACCGCCAGGCCAACGTGGTGCATGTGCTGGACGATCCGGCCATCGCCGCCAGCTACCTGCGCACCTTCGAAGAGGTCTGGACGACGCCCGCCGATGTCGGCGCCACCCGCGACTGGATCACCGACGTCAATCCGATGGATCCGGCCCGGCCGCTGTTCGCCGGGTTTTCGCCGCGCACCGGCGGCGCCGACCTGCGCGAGTTCGTCGACATCATCAATGCGGCGAAAAGGGACGTGCTGTTCGTCACCGCGTTCGATTTGCCCGACGCCATCCTCAACGCCTTGCTCGGCCAGCCCCACGACGACATCCTGCGCTACGGCCTGCAGAACACCGCGAGCCGGATCACCGGCTTCCATGCCGACCGCACCGCCGAGTTCGCCGCCACCGCGCTGCTCAACACGGGCCTTGAAGGCTGGCTGCGGGAAAACATGAAAGGCCAGAAGGGCAACCTGCTGGTGCACACCAAAGCGGTGGTCACCGACTTCACCACGGACGCCCCGACCATCATCAGCGGCAGCCACAACCTCAGTACCTCGGCCAGCAACGGCAACGACGAAAACTTCCTGATCATCCGCGGCGACACTGACCTGGCGGATCGCTACGGCCTGGAACTGCTGCGCTTCTACGAGCATTACCGCTTCCGCTATTTCGCCAAGAAACTGGACCTCAAGCAGGTGCAGCCGCTGGCGGCGGACGACAGCTGGACGAATGACTATTACGTCGACGGGGATTTGCGGCAGTTGTCGCGGTTGCGGTTTTCCGGGCGGTAGCAGGCCGTAGAGAGAAGTTTAGGCCTTTACATCTGAATGCCTTCTTATTGTTGTTGATGCGAAGTGGAGTGTTTCGTGGACAGAGAAAGTGATGAACCCGTAAACCGTGACGATGAGTCCAGGTCATCGGAATCTTCAAGGAATCGAAAAGCAAAGTTCTACACGACTCCGCTATCGACTTCCGATCTGAGAAATGATCAGCAGCGATTGCAGGATCCAGACCAGGAGGCTTCTGCGCCACCGGAAAACTATCCGAACGGGGCGCCACCGTCAGACTTCAAAGAAACGCCGGGCGATACGGGGAACACCCTGACTCGGAAGGGGAAACCACGGGTTATCCGGCCGGGCACCACCTCTATCGCCATCACCCAAAACGACGACCCATGGGCGTCTGACCTGGATGACCGTCTGGGTGCCAACGATGAGGCGAAAGCGTTTGCGCGCCTGGCCGTAGCGAAAGATGTCATGCCGCCTCTTGCCATTGGGCTGTTCGGCAACTGGGGCAGCGGCAAGTCCTTTTTCATGCGCCTGATCCATCAGCATATCGAACGCCTCAGCCAGGGAAAGGCCAGTGCCCAGGCCCCGGAAGCAGGCTCGAAGGAATTCCATACGGATGTCGTGCAGATTCGGTTCAATGCCTGGCATTACGCGGAGACGAACCTGTGGGCCAGTCTGGTCAGCCATATATTCGTCGAACTGGATCGTTGGTACACGAAGCACAATCCCGAGGTTCGCGACCCGTTGCTCGAACACCTGTCCACTTCGCGAATGCTGACGCTGGATGCCGCCAAGGAGTTGGTTCGTCGCCGTCGAGACCAGCGTGCGGCCGCAGAGCAGCTGCTCAAGGCCCGCCAGGCGCTCGAAGAGGTTCAAGCCAAGACCGCGACTTCGCCGTCTGTCTATCTTGCGGCGTTGAGTGAGGTGTTCAATGGCGAGAATGCCGGCCAAGAGATCAAAAACGCAAAAGACGAGTTCGCGAAGGCTGCCAAGGTCCTTGGAATCGATGCCCTGACCGAGCGTGCCGAGGCATTTCAGAGCGTATCCACTGCCCTGCATGAAGAAGCGGGAAAGGCTAAGTTGCTTGCCAGAGGCTACAAGTCCCAACTGCTGAGCTGGTGGAACGTCGGCGCCTTTGTCGTGTTGGTCTTGGCGATGCCTTGGATGGCGACAGAGGGTGTGGCAATCCTCAAGGCACGACTCCCTTTCCTGCAAGATCTGCAGGAAGGCTTGGTGTTGGCGAGTGTAGCGGTGGCTGCGGTGACTGCCCGCCTGCGCTGGGTGTGGGGCAAGGCCCGCGGGGCATTGAAGCAATTGGAGGCGGGCAAGAGGGCGCTGGACAAAGCCATCGATAGCCGACTGGCCGAGCAGAAGAAAGCGTTAGAGCAAGCCGTTCAGAGGCAGGCCAAGGCGAATGCCGGCGTCGACGAGGCAAAGGCCTTGGTGCAAGTCACCAGCGAACAATTGGCGCTTGCCACTCACGATTTCTCTCAAGGCACCGGTGCCGGGCGCCTGAAGAAGTTCGTTCGGGCCCGCGCGACGGACGGCGACTATGCGCAACATCTTGGATTGATCGCCACGGTACGCAAGGACTTCGAAGAGTTGGCGTTCAACGTGACGGAAGCGGGCAGCCTCCGGGATTCGGTCGAGGCCGAGCGCGCTGCATTTCTGGTGAAAATGGACGCATTCCTGGAGGCCAACAAAACCTTCCTGGACGACGGAGACATCCAGAAGCTGCGGGCGGCGGCCACGCATTCCCCTGATGAAGTGCGATCCTTCAAACGGATCGCGCTGTACATCGACGACCTGGATCGCTGCCCGCCGGACAAAGTCGTCGAGGTGCTGCAAGCGGTGCATCTGCTGCTGACCTTTCCCTTGTTCGTGGTGATGGTCGCGGTGGATGTGCGTTGGGTGCGTCAGGCCTTGCTCGATCACTACCCCAACTTGATGGCTCTGAACGGCCAGCAGCAACAGACGGCCTCCGTGTCTGACTACCTGGAAAAGATCTTTCAGATCCCTTACTGGATGCGCCCGATGGACAGCGTAGCCAGTGAGCAGTTTCTGCAAGCACAGTTGAAGAGGGTAAGGGGCGCTGATCAGACTGACGGCGACAAATTGCCAACGGGTCAAAACGACACGGACGAAGCCGTCGGCATTCAAGCTGTCCAGGCCGAAATGTTGAAGATCTCCTCCGGTGAGACTGAAGCGCTGCAACTGCTGGCAAGGTACATGGGATCCTCCCCTCGACGCGCGTTGCGGTTTCTCAATGTCTATCGCCTTATCAAGGTCAGCCTCAAGCCCGATGACCTCTGGGCACTCGAGGGGGGTGAATACAAAGCGCTGCTGACCTTGTTGGCGATAGCGCTGGGCACCCCGTTGTGTTTTTCGAGTTTGCTTCAGTCTCTCAGATCGAAGAGTGACACCTTTGAAATGAGCGAGCTGAAAGGACTGGTCAGCCTCGACCCATCCGCTGAGAATCTCGCCGAATTTGAGCGGTTCAGGGAAATAATGGCGATATACGCGGACTTGATCGCCAAGCAGAAGAAACCGCCTCGCCATCGAGTGAAGAAGTACACCGCCATCATCCAGCGCTACTCGTTTGACGGCTGACGCACCGTCGGAGCGGTCTGGCGACGGCGAGCGTCGCAAATCACGGACATCAGTCAGACATCGCCTGCCGGTACTGCCGCGTACGCCGCCCCAGGTACAACCGATCGAGGATCAGCGCCCACAGCGCCGACACCTCGGGCCTGGGCTTGCGGCCGCGGCTCAGGCGCGCCATCTGGAAGCGCACCACGGCCATGTTGGCCAGCGACGCCAGCGGTTTGCGCTTCCAGCGGATCGGCGGCAGCTGCGGTTCGCTTTGGCGGCCGGCGCGCCAGTGGTTGACCAGGTCCGGCTCGATGGCCAGCGCCGTGGCGATGCCCGCCATGTCGATGCCGCTTTCGAGCACCTGTTCGACGATCGGCAGACGGCGGATGCCGCCGGTGACCATCACCGGCATCCGCGCCACGCTGGCCAGTTCGCTGGCCATTTCCAGGAAAAACGCCTCACGGGCCAGGGTGCGGCCGTCCCGCGCCTCGCCCTGCATGGCCGGGGCTTCGTAGCTGCCGCCGGACAGCTCCAGCAGATCGACGGGCAGCTCGTTGAGCCACTCGATCACCTGGCGCGCATCGTGGGTGTCGAAGCCGCCGCGCTGGAAGTCCGCCGAATTGAGCTTCACCGCCACGCAGAACTGCGGCGACACCGCCTGACGCACCGCCTCGATCACTGACAGCAACAGGCGCGCGCGGTTTTCCAGCGAGCCGCCCCAGCGGTCGGTGCGGCGGTTGGCCAGCGGCGACAGGAACTGGCTGAGCAGGTAGCCGTGGGCCGCGTGGATCTCGACCCCGGTGAAACCGGCCTTTTCCGCCAGGGCGGCACTGGTGGCGAAGCGCTGGATGACCTCTTCGATGTCGCTTTCGCTCATCGGCCGGGGTTCGGCGAACAGCTTGGAGAACGCGCCCATCTCCAGCGCCACCGCCGACGGCGCCAGGGCCGGCTGGCCCATGTTGGCGAAGGTCTGGCGGCCGGGGTGGTTGAGTTGCATCCACAGCTGCGCGCCGCCGGAGCGGCCGATTTCGGCCCAGCGGCGGAACTGCGCCAAATGACGCTCATCTTCCAGCACCACGCCGCCGGGGCCGGTCATGGCGCGGCGGTCGATCATGACGTTGCCGGTCAGCAGCAGGCCGGCGCCGCCGTCGGCCCAGGCCTGGTACAGGCGGTACAGGGCGGCGGAAGGGGCCTGATCGGCATCGGCGAGGTTTTCTTCCATGGACGCCTTGGCGACACGGTTGCCGATGGTCTGGCCGTTGGGCAGATTCAGGGTTTTGAAGGGCGACATGCTTGACTCCTCGTCAGTGATGAAGCGAGGCTAAGCTTAAAGTCAAGTTTAAGGTCAAGCATGAATTCGAGGTGCCCATGAAAATCGGTGAACTGGCGCAACAGAGCGGGCTGAGCGCCTCGCGGATCCGCTTCTACGAAGCCCAGGGCCTGATCCCCAAGGTCGAACGGCTGGGCAACGGCTACCGGCGCTACTCACCGCAGGTGCTGCAGACCCTGCACATCATCCAGAGCGCCCAGCGCGCGGGGTTTTCCCTGGATGAACTCAAACTGCTGCTGCCGGACGCGGACACCGGCGAGTACGACCAGGACGAACTGGTGACCGGCCTGCGGGGCAAGGTCCAGGAGATCGAAGCCATGCAGCGGCACCTGGCGGAAAGCCGGGCGCGCTTGCTGGAGGTGATCGACGGCATCCTGTCGCGGCCCGAAGGCATGAGCTGCAAGGCGAATGCCGAGCGGTTGCTGTCGTCGGTCAAGCCTTAGCCTCGGGGGGCTGTGCCGACCCTGCTCCCACAGTGTTTTGCGGCGAACGCGAGTTCTGAGTACAACCGAGATCCTTGTGGGAGCGGGCTTGCCCGCGATGAGGCCATCCCGGCCACCGCTCCGGCGAGGTGTTTTACAGATTTTGAAATGATTTGCCGCTGTGGCGATCACCGTCTCAGCCTGTACTCTCCAAGTCCTTTTTCCCATTCAGGACTTGCATGAACACCCTCACGGAGCCTCCCAGTCGCCCCTTCCCCTCGCGCCCAGGCGCGGTCTTGACGCACTCGCAGCATCCGGTCTTCCGACTCCCGACTATCGTTGATGGCGCAGCCTTCGGGCCTTCGCGTCGCACTTTGCCGTGCCCGGCAGCCCGAAAACACTGAAGAGAGACCGAGACAGAATATGGAATGGTTAGCGGATCCCACGGCCTGGCTGGGCCTTTTGACATTGATCGTGCTGGAGCTGGTGCTCGGCATCGACAACCTGGTGTTCATCGCGATCCTGGCGGACAAGCTGCCGCCGCATCAGCGTGACCGCGCACGGATCATCGGCCTGTCCCTGGCCTTGATCATGCGCCTGGGCCTGCTGGCGAGCATCTCCTGGCTGGTCACCCTGACGCAGCCGCTGTTCGAGGTGTTCGGCAAGAGCTTCTCCGGCCGTGACCTGATCATGCTGTTCGGCGGTGTGTTCCTGCTGTTCAAGGCCACCATGGAGCTGCACGAGCGGCTGGAGGGCCACGTCGGCCAGCGCTCGGCCAACACCGCTTACGCGCTGTTCTGGCCGATCGTGGCGCAGATCGTGGTGCTCGACGCGGTGTTCTCGCTGGATGCGGTGATCACGGCCGTGGGCATGGTCGATGAGCTGGCGGTGATGATGATCGCGGTGATCGTTTCCATCGGCCTGATGATCGTGGCCAGCAAGCCGCTGACCCGGTTCGTCAACGCGCACCCGACGGTGATCATGCTGTGCCTGGGCTTTTTGATGATGATCGGTTTTGCCCTGACCGCCGAAGGCCTGGGCTTCCACATCCCTAAAGGCTACCTGTACGCCGCCATCGGTTTCTCGATCCTGATCGAGGTGTTCAACCAGATCGCCCGGGCCCGGCGCAAGCGTTCGATGCAGGGCCTGCGGCCGATGCGCGAGCGCACGGCCCATGCGGTGATGCGCCTGCTGGGCGGGCGCAAACTGGCGGTGGAGGAGGTGGGCGAGGAAATCTCCGACCTGCTGGATGACGGCGACGCGCCGAGCGCCGAGCTGTTCGACCGCCGCGAGCGGGTGATGATCAGCGGCGTGCTGCAACTGGCCGAGCGCCCGATCCGCGCCTTGATGACCGTGCGTGCCGATGTCGACCACATTGACCTGGCCGACGACGCCGAGACGATCCGCACGCGGTTGATGCATTCGTCCTACTCGCGTTTGCCGCTGGTCCGCAACGGCGCGGTGGACGAGCCGCTGGGCTTCGTGCACAAGAAGGAGCTGCTCAAGGAGTACCTGGCCGGTCACGAACCGAACCTCGAACACCTGGCGCGCCAGACGATCAACTTGCTCGACAGCTACTCGATCCTCAACGCGCTGGAGCAGATGCGCGCCGCCTCGACCCACATCGCGTTCGTGGTCAACGAGTTCGGTGATTTCGTCGGCGTGCTGACCATGACCGACATCCTCGAATCGATCGCCGGCGAGTTGCCGGACGCCAGCGAAATCGAGGGTCCCGACGTGGTCGAGGAGCAGGGCGGTTTCCTGGTCAGCGGCGCGCTGAACCTGGCGCGGATCCGTGAGCGCACCGGTTTCGGCGCGCCAGCCACCGAGGACTACCAGACCCTGGCCGGCCTGGTGATGAGCCTGCTGGACCGGTTGCCGATGATCGGCGACCGGCTGGAGCACGAGGGCTGGCGGATGACCGTGATGGCGGTCGAGGAGCGGCGGGTGACGCGGGTGTTGCTGGTGCGCGAGGCCGCGTAGATCGAGGGGCCGGTGCCGTCGTCTTTGCAGAGGATTCTGCGAAGGCGGCGGCACCGGCCCTTTTGGGGCTCAGAACTTTTGCTCAGAACGACCGCACGATCCGTCCCAGCGTCTCCATGGCCTTTTCCGATGCCTCGGTCCACGGGCTGCCGTAGTTCAGCCGGATGCAGTTGCGAAAGCGCTGGGCCGGCGAAAAGATCGGCCCGGGGGCGATGCTGATGCCTTGGGCCAGGGCCATCTGGAACAGCTTCAGCGAGTCCATCTGCGGCGGCAGTTCCAGCCACAGGAAGTAGCCGCCGGCGGGCTGGCTGACTCGCGTCTGCGCCGGGAAGTACCGGGCGATGGCGGCCAGCATCGCGCTTTGCTGTTCCTCCAGGGCATAGCGCAACTTGCGCAGGTGACGGTCGTAGCCGCCGTGCTGCAGGTAGTCGGCGATGGCCGCCTGGGCCGGCATCGAGGCGCACAGCGAGGTCATCAGTTTCAGCCGTTCGATCTTCTGCGCGTAGCGCCCGGCGGCGACCCAGCCGATGCGGTAGCCGGGGGCCAGGCTCTTGGCGAACGAGCCGCAGTGCATCACCAGGCCTTCGGTGTCGAACGCCTTGGCCGGTTTCGGCGCCTGCTGGCCGTAGTAGAGCTCGGCGTAGACGTCGTCCTCGATCAGCGGCACCTGATGCCGGCGCAGCAGCTCCACCAGTTCCTGTTTCTTGGCCTCGGGCATGGTCGCGCCCATGGGGTTCTGGAAGCTGGTCATGCACCAGCAGGCCTTGATCGGGTGGCGCTCCAGGGTCTGGGCGAGCACGCCCAGGTCGATGCCGTCGCGCGGGTGCACGGGGATCTCCACGGCCTTGAGCTTCAGGCGCTCCAGCACTTGCAGGCTGGCGTAGAACGCCGGAGCTTCGATGGCCACCAGGTCGCCGGGCTCGGTCACCGCTTGCAGGCACAGGTTCAGGGCTTCGAGGGCGCCGTTGGTGATCAGCAGTTCTTCCATCGGCAACATCAGCCCGCCGACCATGTAGCGCAGGGCGATCTGCCGGCGCAGCTGCGGGTTGCCCGGCGACATGTCGGTGACCACCATGCGCGGATCCATCTCCCGCGCCGCGTGGGCCAGCGAACGCGACAGGCGTTGCAGGGGAAACAGGGTCGGGCTGGGGAAGGCCGAGCCGAACGGCACGGTGCCCGGATCCTTGATCGATTCCAGCACCGAGAACACCAGTTCGCTGACGTCGACCTCGGTGGACTCGTTGACCTGGCTGCTGATCACCGGCTCCGAGAACGGGCTCGGGGCATGGGTGTTGACGAAGTAGCCCGAGCGCGGCCGGGCGCGGATCAGCCCGCGGCGCTCCAGCAGGTAATAGGCCTGGAACACCGTGGACGGGCTGACGCCGTAGGTCTGGCTGGCATAGCGCACCGACGGCACCCGCTGGCCGGGGCCGAGGACGCCGGAGCGGATCAGTTCAGCGATGTCGTCGGCGAATTTTTCGTAGCGTTTCATCGGTATCCCGCGATGGACTGATTTCGAAGGGCGTTGCTTGCGCACGGATCAGAAGGGGGGGGCGAGGGAGCAAGCGCCCTCGCCACAGGGCAGCCATCTTACTGGCTCAGCGGTTCATTGGCGCGACAAACCGGCTCTTGGCCACGCTGTAGACCTGCGGGTCGTCGCTGTCGGCGATCCTGAAGCTCAAGGTCTGCGAACTGCTGGCGGCGCGTTCGGTGGTCATGGCCACCGACACCGGCACATCGACGATCTCGCCCGCGGCCAGGCTCAGCTCGGTGCGGCCCTGCAACTGGAAGCCGTCGCCGTCCACCAGGCTCAATGTGTAGTCCTGGCGCTGCTGGGTCTTGTTGATGACCTTGAGGGTGTAGATGTTCTCGATCTGGCCCTGGCCGTTCTCGCGGAACAGGCCGCGGTCCTTGGTCACGTCCAGCGACACCATCGGCCGCTCGGCCAGCGCCAGGGCGAGGGCGCCGATCATCACCACCAGCACGGCGGTGTAGCCGATCAGGCGCGGGCGCAGCAGGTGGGTCTTGCCGCCTTGCAGTTCGCGCTCGGAGGTGTAGCGGATCAGGCCGCGGGGGTAGCTCATCTTGTCCATGATCGAGTCGCAGGCGTCGATGCACGCCGCGCAGCCGATGCATTCCATTTGCAGGCCGTCGCGGATGTCGATGCCGGTCGGGCACACCTGCACGCACATCTGGCAGTCGATGCAGTCGCCCAGGCCAGCCTCGGCGGGCTTGATGTCGCGCTTGCGCGGGCCACGGTTTTCACCACGGGCCACGTCGTAGGAAATGGCCAGGGTGTCCTTGTCGAACATCACGCTCTGGAACCGAGCGTACGGGCACATGTGCATGCACACCGCTTCACGCAGCCAACCGGCGTTGATGTAGGTGGCGGCGGTGAAGAACAGCACCCAGAACAGGCTGACCCCGCCGATCTGCAAGGTGAACAGCTCTTGGGCCAGCGGCCGGATCGGGGTGAAGTAGCCGACGAAGGTCAGGCCGGTCAGCAGGCTGATGCCCAGCCACAGCGTGTGCTTGGCCGCACGCCGCGCCAGTTTGTTCACGCCCCAGGGCGCCGCCTGCAGCTTGATCCGCTGGTTGCGCTCGCCTTCGGTGACCTTTTCGCACCACATGAAGATCCACGTCCACGAGCTCTGCGGGCAGGTGTAGCCGCACCAGACCCGGCCGGCGAACACGGTGATGGCGAACAGGCCGAAGGCGGCGATGATCAGCAGCGCCGACAGCAGGATGAAGTCCTGCGGCCAGAAGGTGGCGCCGAAGATGTGGAACTTGCTTTCCGACAAGTCCCACAGCACGGCCTGGCGGCCGCCCCAATTCAGCCACACGGTGCCGAAGAACAGCAGGAACAGGAAACCGGCGCCGCTCATGCGCAAGGTGCGGAACAGGCCGGTGAAGCTGCGGGTGAAGATTTGGTTGTCGCTGGACTTGGCCGTCGCCTTCATTGGGCGTGCGGGCACACTTTTTATGTTCGGTGTCGCGGCTGGATCAAGGGTTCGGACGGGAATGTGTTCGCTCATGGTCGTTCGCTCATCAGCCTCCATCAGGCCTGAGCACTATGAGCGCCGATCTGTTTGCATAACAGACTCAGGTATTTCAATAAAAAGCGTATCAGATGCGCTTTCGGACAGGCCCTGCGACAACTTGAAGCAGCCCGCCGGCCAAGGCGCAAACGCCTATCCCAGGCGTCTGCGCCGGGTCTTGACCGAGGTCAGTCAAATCACCGAATCACTGTCGCTGGCTTTCAGGTGTTTGCGTCCGTCCGTGGCGCCGGCAACGGTCAAGGCGTCGGCTTCCGCTTCGGTGACGTAGATGCGCCGGCCCTCGATCTCGACGGCGGACATCGCCTTTTCACTGTCGGTGATGACGGTGAGGTCGCCGCACAGACGGATCTGCTCACCGTTTTCGGTGGAGAAAAAACAGGTCTGGTTTTCGATGCGAACGGGCATGGGACGGTCCTTTTGCGAAGGCTGTTGAAAGGTTAGGGCGCCGTGCCGGTGCGGGGTTCTGCGCAACCGATCAGCGGTCGGCGCTGTCCACCCCTTAAAGGCCCTGGCGAGGACGGTGCGATGAACGCATGGTGGCATGAAGTGTGGCAAACCCTGCAGGCGGAGTTCGCCGATGTCGGCGACGCCGCGCAAGTGACGCGCATCATCGTGCGCCTGCTGATGGCGGCGCTGCTGGGCGGAGTGCTCGGGTTCGAGCGCGAGCACAAAGGCAAGGCCGCCGGGGTGCGCACCCATATGTTGGTGGCGTTGGGCGCGGCGCTGTTCGTGCTGGTGCCGCAGGTGTCCGGGGCCCAGGCCGACGCCATGAGCCGGGTGGTGCAAGGGGTGATCGCCGGGATCGGCTTCCTCGGCGCCGGCACGATCCTGAAGAACCACGAAGGCGACGAAGGCCACGTCAAGGGCCTGACCACCGCCGCCGGCCTGTGGATGACCGCCGCCATCGGCGTTGCGGCCGGGTTGGGCCGCGAGGCGACGGCGGTGCTCAGCACGCTGCTGGCGCTGGGGGTGTTCAGCGTGATGCCGAAGATCGTCAACCTGTTCGAAAAGGATCACAAACCTTGATCAGGCTGGACGATCACCGGCGGCAGGGTCGTCGGCGGTTCCTCCTTGGCCGGCGGGGTGGTGCCGGGCGGATCCTGCTCGGGGACCGGAGACGGTTCGGTCTCGGGCAGCACGGGCTTGTCGATGTTCGGATCGGGTGTTTCGGCCGGGATCGGGATACTCATCGTGAACCTCCATATGGCACATGGCGCAAGAAGTGCTTAAGTGGATTGACCGCTGCAGGCCGGATTCGATCCGGTCTCGGCGTGCGGCAAATCCCGGTGAACTTTTCCCGAGGGCGTTCGCTCGGAACCTAAGTGAGTGCGTGGCGGGCGGATCCGCCATGGCTTTGCGACAGGCACACGAGCGTCCTTGGGGCGTTAAGGAGAGATGCTCAATGACCGCTGAAAACCCTTCCGCTCCGGGCTGCAACCCGCACATGCCGTTGTCGCAGGCGTTGCTGCTGCCGCGGATCGTCATCGAGAGCACACGCCCGGTCATCGACGGCGGCCAGTTCGCCGCCAAGGCCATCGTCGGTCGCGAGGTCGTCGTCAGCGCCAAGGTGTTCGCCGACGGCCACGACAAGTTGGCGGTGCGCATCCGCTGGCGCGAGGACGGCGAAGAATCGTGGCACAGTCAGGTCATGGCCGACCAAGGCAACAACGGCTGGGAAGGGCAGTTCCGGCCCGGACGCCAGGGGCGCCATTGGTTCCTGATCGAAGCGTGGATCGACACGTTCGCCAGTTTTCAGTACGAACTGGAGAAAAAGCACGTGGCGGCCGTACCGGTCAGCCTTGAGCTGCAAGAGGGCCGCGCCCTGGTGCACCAGGCCGCCGAGCGCAGCGAAGGGCCGCTGAGCGAACGGCTGGCGGCGCTGCACCACGAGCTGTCCGGCCTGCCCGAAGCCGAGCAGGTGGCGCTGTTCCTGCACCCGCGCAGTGCGCAGCCGATGGCCGAGGCCGACCACCGCGCCTTCTTGAGCATCAGCAATCCTTACCCGCTGGACGTCGAGCGCGAGCAGGCGGAGTTCGCCAGTTGGTACGAGCTGTTTCCCCGCTCGGTCACCGACGATCCCGCCCGCCACGGCACCTTCAACGACGTGCACGGGCGTTTGCCGATGATCCGCGACATGGGCTTCGACGTGCTGTACTTCACGCCGATCCACCCGATCGGCCGCAGCCACCGCAAGGGCCGCAACAATGCCCTGACCGCCGGCCCCGAAGACCCCGGCAGCCCCTACGCCATCGGCAGCGAGGAGGGCGGGCACGAGGCGATCCATGCGCAGCTCGGCACCCGCGAAGACTTCCGGCGGCTGGTGGCCGCCGCCGCGGAGCACGGCCTGGAGATCGCCCTGGATTTCGCCATCCAATGCTCCCAGGACCACCCGTGGCTCAAGCAGCATCCGGGCTGGTTCAACTGGCGGCCCGACGGCACGATCAAGTACGCGGAGAACCCGCCCAAGAAGTACCAGGACATCGTCAACGTCGACTTCTATGCGCCGGAGGCGATTCCGGGCCTGTGGCTTGAGCTGCGCGACATCGTCGTCGGCTGGGTGAAGGAAGGCGTGAAGATGTTCCGCGTGGACAACCCGCACACCAAGCCGCTGCCGTTCTGGCAGTGGCTGATCGCCGATGTGCGCGCGCTGCACCCGCAGGTGATCTTCCTCGCCGAAGCCTTCACCACGCCGGCGATGATGGCGCGGCTGGGCAAGGTCGGCTACAGCCAGAGCTACACCTATTTCACCTGGCGCAACACCAAGGCCGAGCTGGCCGCCTATTTCACCGAACTCAACGAATCGCCGTGGC from Pseudomonas ekonensis carries:
- the mapR gene encoding GntR family transcriptional regulator MpaR (MapR regulates genes involved in Pseudomonas quinolone signal (PQS) production and anthranilate metabolism); this encodes MKRYEKFADDIAELIRSGVLGPGQRVPSVRYASQTYGVSPSTVFQAYYLLERRGLIRARPRSGYFVNTHAPSPFSEPVISSQVNESTEVDVSELVFSVLESIKDPGTVPFGSAFPSPTLFPLQRLSRSLAHAAREMDPRMVVTDMSPGNPQLRRQIALRYMVGGLMLPMEELLITNGALEALNLCLQAVTEPGDLVAIEAPAFYASLQVLERLKLKAVEIPVHPRDGIDLGVLAQTLERHPIKACWCMTSFQNPMGATMPEAKKQELVELLRRHQVPLIEDDVYAELYYGQQAPKPAKAFDTEGLVMHCGSFAKSLAPGYRIGWVAAGRYAQKIERLKLMTSLCASMPAQAAIADYLQHGGYDRHLRKLRYALEEQQSAMLAAIARYFPAQTRVSQPAGGYFLWLELPPQMDSLKLFQMALAQGISIAPGPIFSPAQRFRNCIRLNYGSPWTEASEKAMETLGRIVRSF
- a CDS encoding DUF3203 family protein, which encodes MPVRIENQTCFFSTENGEQIRLCGDLTVITDSEKAMSAVEIEGRRIYVTEAEADALTVAGATDGRKHLKASDSDSVI
- a CDS encoding MgtC/SapB family protein; this translates as MNAWWHEVWQTLQAEFADVGDAAQVTRIIVRLLMAALLGGVLGFEREHKGKAAGVRTHMLVALGAALFVLVPQVSGAQADAMSRVVQGVIAGIGFLGAGTILKNHEGDEGHVKGLTTAAGLWMTAAIGVAAGLGREATAVLSTLLALGVFSVMPKIVNLFEKDHKP
- the ccoG gene encoding cytochrome c oxidase accessory protein CcoG encodes the protein MSEHIPVRTLDPAATPNIKSVPARPMKATAKSSDNQIFTRSFTGLFRTLRMSGAGFLFLLFFGTVWLNWGGRQAVLWDLSESKFHIFGATFWPQDFILLSALLIIAAFGLFAITVFAGRVWCGYTCPQSSWTWIFMWCEKVTEGERNQRIKLQAAPWGVNKLARRAAKHTLWLGISLLTGLTFVGYFTPIRPLAQELFTLQIGGVSLFWVLFFTAATYINAGWLREAVCMHMCPYARFQSVMFDKDTLAISYDVARGENRGPRKRDIKPAEAGLGDCIDCQMCVQVCPTGIDIRDGLQMECIGCAACIDACDSIMDKMSYPRGLIRYTSERELQGGKTHLLRPRLIGYTAVLVVMIGALALALAERPMVSLDVTKDRGLFRENGQGQIENIYTLKVINKTQQRQDYTLSLVDGDGFQLQGRTELSLAAGEIVDVPVSVAMTTERAASSSQTLSFRIADSDDPQVYSVAKSRFVAPMNR
- a CDS encoding TerC family protein, giving the protein MEWLADPTAWLGLLTLIVLELVLGIDNLVFIAILADKLPPHQRDRARIIGLSLALIMRLGLLASISWLVTLTQPLFEVFGKSFSGRDLIMLFGGVFLLFKATMELHERLEGHVGQRSANTAYALFWPIVAQIVVLDAVFSLDAVITAVGMVDELAVMMIAVIVSIGLMIVASKPLTRFVNAHPTVIMLCLGFLMMIGFALTAEGLGFHIPKGYLYAAIGFSILIEVFNQIARARRKRSMQGLRPMRERTAHAVMRLLGGRKLAVEEVGEEISDLLDDGDAPSAELFDRRERVMISGVLQLAERPIRALMTVRADVDHIDLADDAETIRTRLMHSSYSRLPLVRNGAVDEPLGFVHKKELLKEYLAGHEPNLEHLARQTINLLDSYSILNALEQMRAASTHIAFVVNEFGDFVGVLTMTDILESIAGELPDASEIEGPDVVEEQGGFLVSGALNLARIRERTGFGAPATEDYQTLAGLVMSLLDRLPMIGDRLEHEGWRMTVMAVEERRVTRVLLVREAA